A stretch of Ipomoea triloba cultivar NCNSP0323 chromosome 11, ASM357664v1 DNA encodes these proteins:
- the LOC115996803 gene encoding protein ROOT HAIR DEFECTIVE 3-like — protein MEKTDECCSTQLIDGDGGFNVTGIENFMKEVKLAECGLSYAVVSIMGPQSSGKSTLLNHLFHTNFREMDAFKGRSQTTKGIWMARCVGIEPCTLVMDLEGTDGRERGEDDTAFEKQSALFALAVSDIVLINMWCHDIGREQAANKPLLKTVFQVMMRLFSPRKTTLLFVIRDKTRTPLENLEPVLREDIQKIWDTVPKPEAHKETPLSEFFNVEVVALNSYEEKEELFLEQVANLRQRFFHSIAPGGLAGDRRAVVPASGFSFSAQQIWKVIKENKDLDLPAHKVMVATVRCEEIANEKYASFTANEEWCQLDEAVQSHAVPGFGKKLSSMLGTCLTEYEAEVTFFDEGVRLAKRKQLEEKLLQLTLPAYQYMLGHIRSETLETFKKEFDIALNEGKGFAMAARGCTESSMAQFDERCADAVIDQANWDSSKTRDKLTRDIDGHIAVVRASKLAELTTLYETKLNDALFGPVESLLDGASDDTWPAIRKLLWRETEAAVSSLSAALSGFEMEEETKDNMLSKLKDYARGVVETKAKEEAGRVLIRMKDRFSTLFSRDSDSMPRLWTGKEDIRAITKTARSSSLKLLSVMAAIRLEEETDNIGNTLALALIESKSGGAANKSITSSDPLASSSWDEVPASKTLITPVQCKSLWRQFTTETEYTVTQAIAAQEASKRNNNWLPPPWAIAAMVILGFNEFMTLLRNPLYLGVIFVAYLLLKALWVQLDISGEFRNGALPGLLSLSTKFLPTVMNLLKKLAEEGQGQTNGEPQRNPILAAKSSRSDMSSTGSSEVTSENGDESTSPSFDRKVK, from the exons ATGG AAAAAACCGACGAATGTTGTTCAACTCAACTCATTGATGGGGATGGTGGATTCAATGTTACTGGAATTGAAAATTTCATGAAGGAGGTTAAACTGGCAGAATGTGGGCTTTCATATGCTGTTGTATCAATTATGGGCCCACAAAGTAGCG GAAAGAGCACACTATTGAATCATCTATTCCATACTAACTTTAGAGAGATGGATGCTTTTAAAGGAAG GTCACAAACCACAAAAGGTATTTGGATGGCTCGATGTGTTGGAATTGAACCCTGCACCCTTGTAATGGATTTAGAGGGCACCGAtggaagagagagaggagag gATGATACGGCATTTGAAAAGCAGAGTGCCTTGTTTGCCCTTGCTGTTTCTGATATAGTTTTAATAAACAT GTGGTGTCATGATATTGGCCGTGAGCAAGCAGCAAATAAGCCTCTGTTGaaaactgttttccag gTCATGATGAGATTATTTAGTCCCCGTAAAACTACCCTACTGTTTGTTATACGTGACAAAACAAGG ACGCCCCTCGAAAATTTGGAGCCTGTTCTAAGGGAAGATATTCAAAAG ATCTGGGATACAGTCCCAAAGCCAGAAGCTCACAAGGAAACACCTCTTAGTGAATTTTTCAAT GTTGAGGTTGTCGCTCTTAATAGTTATGAGGAGAAAGAAGAACTGTTCTTAGAGCAG gtgGCTAATCTAAGACAACGGTTCTTTCACTCTATTGCACCTGGTGGGCTTGCCGGAGATAGGCGGGCAGTTGTTCCAGCTTCAGGTTTTTCATTTAGTGCGCAACAAATTTGGAAGGTTATAAAGGAGAACAAAGACCTTGACCTGCCTGCACACAAG GTTATGGTGGCTACTGTACGATGTGAAGAAATTGCAAATGAAAAATATGCCTCTTTTACTGCAAATGag GAATGGTGTCAACTTGATGAAGCAGTTCAGTCTCATGCTGTGCCTGGCTTTGGGAAGAAGCTTAGTTCAATGCTGGGTACTTGTCTAACAGA GTATGAGGCTGAGGTCACATTTTTTGATGAAGGTGTGAGATTGGCTAAGAGAAAGCAGTTGGAGGAAAAACTGCTGCAG CTTACCCTACCAGCCTATCAATATATGCTGGGACATATACGATCTGAAACTTTAGAAACATTCAAAAAGGAATTTGATATTGCATTGAATGAAGGGAAAGGCTTTGCTATGGCTGCTCGTGGCTGCACTGAGTCCTCTATGGCCCAGTTTGATGAAAGATGTGCAG ATGCTGTCATTGACCAAGCTAATTGGGACTCATCTAAAACAAGAGATAAGCTCACACGTGATATAGATGGACATATTGCTGTAGTCCGTGCATCCAAGCTGGCTGAACTTACAACACTTTATGAG ACAAAATTGAATGATGCATTGTTTGGACCTGTTGAGTCTCTATTAGATGGAGCTAGTGATGATACATGGCCAGCAATAAGAAAACTGCTATGGCGTGAGACGGAAGCTGCAGTATCTTCTCTTTCTGCAGCACTTTCTGGCTTTGAGATGGAAGAAGAAACCAAAGATAATATGCTCTCAAAGTTAAAGGATTATGCGAGAGGAGTAGTTGaaacaaaagcaaaagaagAAGCTGGAAGGGTTTTGATCCGTATGAAAGATAG GTTTTCAACATTATTTAGCCGTGATTCCGATTCAATGCCTCGACTTTGGACAGGGAAGGAAGACATCAGAGCAATTACAAAAACAGCGCGTTCATCT TCTCTCAAATTACTCTCAGTTATGGCTGCTATTCGCTTGGAGGAAGAAACTGACAATATTGGAAACACCCTTGCCCTTGCTTTAATCGAAAGTAAATCAGGTGGTGCTGCCAACAAAAGCATCACATCATCTGACCCTCTAGCATCAAGCTCTTGGGATGAG GTTCCTGCATCAAAAACGTTGATAACACCTGTCCAGTGCAAATCTTTGTGGAGACAATTTACAACTGAGACAGAATATACCGTCACCCAAGCTATTGCTGCTCAG GAGGCTAGCAAGAGAAATAACAATTGGTTACCGCCTCCATGGGCAATTGCTGCCATGGTTATTTTGGGATTCAATGAATTTATGACACTTTTGAG GAATCCTTTGTATTTGGGTGTTATATTTGTTGCATATCTGCTTCTTAAAGCTCTTTGGGTGCAGCTAGACATTTCGGGTGAATTCCGCAATGGTGCT CTTCCTGGACTTCTTTCATTATCCACAAAGTTCCTCCCTACTGTCATGAACCTTCTTAAAAAGCTAGCAGAGGAAGGTCAAGGGCAGACGAATGGTGAACCTCAACGTAATCCCATCCTTGCAGCAAAGAGCTCGAGAAGTGATATGTCATCAACAGGTTCATCTGAGGTAACCTCAGAAAACGGAGATGAATCCACAAGCCCCTCGTTTGATAGGAAAGTGAAGTGA